The genomic stretch TAAGAGGTAATAAACCTGCAATAATTCTATCTAGAACCTCTCCCGCTTTTTTAACAAAATTATTTGAACAAGAAATTCCAGAAGTATTTGATGGTTTAATTACTGTTGAAGGTGTAGCAAGAATACCAGGAGAAAAAGCAAAAGTAGCAGTAGATTCTTATGATGATAGAATCGATCCTGTTGGAGCTTGTGTTGGTGTTAAAGGTTCTAGAATACATGGTATAGTTCGTGAATTAGGTAATGAAAACATTGATGTTATCAATTATACTAAAAACGAACAATTATTTATCTCAAGAGCATTAAGTCCTGCAAAAGTGACTTCAATGGAAATTGAAATGTACGAAGAAGAGAAAAATGGTAAAAAAGGTCGTGTAAACGTACTTTTAAAACCAGAAGAAGTATCTAAAGCAATTGGTCGAGGTGGTGTTAATATTCGTTTAGCGAGTGAGTTAACAGGTTACGAAATAGATGTTAAGAGAGAAGGTCTTGAAGAAGAAGACGTAGAATTAACAGAATTTGGTGATGAAATCGAAGCTTGGGTAATAAAAGAATTTAAAAACATTGGTTTAGATACTGCAAGAAGCGTATTAGAAACAAGTGTACAAGAATTAGTTAAGAGAACTGATTTAGAAGAAGAAACTATTTTAGACGTTCAAAGAATTCTAAAAGAAGAATTTGAAGATTAGTTCGTGAAATAGTGAAAGAGTAATCGTAAAAAAGTATATTTTTACAAAATTAAAGGCTAAAAAATAATATATGTCTGAAGGCAAAACAACGAGGCTTAATAAAGTTTTAAGAGAATTAAATATCTCTCTAGATAGAGCAGTAGAATATTTAGCAGATAAAGGTCATGAAATAGAATCAAGACCAACTACTAAAATTTCTGGTGAGGTCTATCAAGTGCTCCTAGATGGTTTCCAAACAGATGCTAGCAAAAAAGCTGCATCTAAGGAGGTTGGTGAAGAGAAGCGTAAAGAGAAAGAAGCTATTCGTGCAGAACTAGAAGCTAAGCAAGAGAGAAAAAGAGCAGAAGACGCTAAAAAAGAAGAAGTTCTTAAAGCTAAAGCCGAAAAACTAGAGTTTAAAACTGTTGGTAAAATTGATATTGATAATATTGGTAAGCCTGTAGCAAAAAAACAAGAAGTAGAGGCTAAAGAAGAAGTACCGAAAGGAGAAGCTCCAAAAGTTGAAAAGCCAACGGAAGTTGAAAAGCCTAAAGAAGAAGCCAAAAAGGAAACTGAACCTGTTGCTAAACCATCAGAAGATAAAAAAGTCGTTAAAGAGGTAAAGGTAGATAAGCCTATTTCTTTAGTTGAAAAAGAAGCTTCTAAGGTTGCTAAAAAAGCAGAAGGTAAAAAGGATACTACAAAAACTTCAGAAAAAACTGAAGAAGTAACTCCAGAAAATGCTGAAGCTATTAAAACTCAGTATAAGAAGTTAGACGGACCAAACTTTACAGGTAAGAAGATTGATTTAAAGCAATTTGAAAAACCTAAGAAGAAGAAACCAGAAGCTAAAAAGGATGCGTCTTCAGATCCAAGAAAAAAGCGTAAGCGTATTGTAAACAAAGCTGGTGGTAATGCTGGTAACAGAACTCAAGGAAACAGAGGTCCGGGTAATAGAGGTCCAGGAAACAATAGAGGTTCTTTCAATAAAGGTAGAGGTAATAATAGACCAGCTGCTGTTAAGAAAGAAGAACCAACAGAAGCAGATATCCAAAAGCAGGTTAGAGAAACTCTTGAAAAACTTCAAGGGAAATCATCTAAAGGTAAAGGAGCTAAATATCGTAGAAATAAAAGAGATGCTCGTAGAGAGCAGTCTGAAGCAGAACAAGAAGCACAGGCATTAGACAACAAAGTTTTAAAAGTAACAGAATTTGTTACGGTAAGTGAAGTTGCAACAATGATGGACGTGCCTGTTACTAACATTATTTCATCTTGTATGATGTTAGGAATGATGGTAACAATGAATCAGCGTTTAGATGCAGAGACTCTTGTTATTGTTGCTGAAGAATTCAATTATAAAGTAGAATTCATTGGTGCAGAAGTAGAAGAATCAATCGAAGAAGTTGTTGATAAGCCAGAAGATTTAATTAGTCGTGCGCCAATTATTACGGTAATGGGTCACGTAGATCACGGTAAAACATCTTTATTAGATTATATTAGAAAAGCAAATATTGTAGATGGAGAAAGTGGAGGAATTACACAGCATATTGGAGCATACTCTGTTAATGTTGGTGATGAAAAAATAGCTTTCTTAGATACACCAGGTCACGAAGCCTTTACAGCAATGCGTGCACGTGGGGCGCAAGTAACGGATTTAGTAATTATTGTTGCTGCAGCAGATGATGATGTAATGCCACAGACAAAAGAGGCAATTTCACATGCACAAGCAGCAGGAGTGCCAATTATATTTGCGATTAACAAAATTGATAAGCCAAACGCTAATCCAGATAATGTAAAGACACAATTATCTGCAATGAATTTGTTGATAGAAGAATGGGGTGGAAGTATTCAGTCTCAAGATATATCAGCAAAAACAGGTCAAGGTATTGAAGAGTTGTTAGAAAAGGTTTTATTAGAAGCAGAGATTTTAGAATTGAAAGCAAACCTTAATAAAAATGCAGTTGGTACAGTTGTAGAAGCTCAGTTAGATAAAGGTAGAGGTTATGTAACAACTATTTTAGTGCAGGCTGGTACTTTAAAAATTGGAGATTATATTCTTGCTGGTAAAAACAGTGGTAAAGTTAAAGCCATGTTTGATGATAAAGGAAGAAAATTAAATGAAGCAGGTCCTTCAACTCCAGTATCAATTTTAGGTTTAGACGGTGCGCCACAAGCAGGTGATAAGTTTAACGTATTTGAAGATGAAAGAGAAGCTAAACAAATAGCATCTAAGAGATCTCAATTACAACGTGAGCAATCTGTAAGAACTCAGAAAACATTAACGTTAGATGAAATAGGACGTAGAATTGCGTTAGGAGACTTTAAAGAATTAAATATTATCTTAAAAGGTGATGTTGATGGTTCTGTAGAAGCTTTAACAGATTCTTTCCAGAAATTATCTACAGAAGAGATACAAGTAAATATTTTACATAAAGGTGTTGGTGCTATTACAGAAAGTGATGTTTTATTAGCAACAGCTTCAGATGCAATTATTGTAGGATTTAATGTGCGTCCGCAAGGAAACGCAAGAATGGTAGCAGATAGAGAAGAAGTAGATATTAGAACATACTCTATTATTTATGATGCTATTAATGATCTTAAAGATGCAATGGAAGGAATGTTATCTCCTGAAATGAAAGAAGAAGTTACAGGTAATGTCGAAATTAGAGAAGTTTATAAGATTTCTAAAGTAGGTAACATTGCAGGTTGTATGGTTATGTCTGGTAAGATTTATAGAGATTCTCAAATTAGAATTATTAGAGATGGAATTGTTGTACATGACGGAACATTAACTTCTTTAAAACGTTTTAAAGATGACGTTAAAGAAGTAGCTAAAGGTTACGATTGTGGTCTTCAGGTTAAGAATTACAATGATATTGCAGAAGGTGATGTAATTGAAGCTTACAAAGAAGTAGCAGTAAAAAAGAAGTTAAAATAAACTGATTTTAACCAAATATAAAAGCCGAAATTCTTCATTGAATTTCGGCTTTCTTTTTCTGGTATTTTAAATATTTATTTTTTCATAGGTACTACAATTGTACCAGAAAATTCCTTTTTAAATATCAAATTAGCTCTGTCTGCTTCTAGTTTTGTTTTGTAGTTACCAACTTGCACTTTCCAGTCTGGATTGTTGTAAACAAGCTTGGTGTAAACTCTAGGGTAAAGAACTTTAAAACGTGCATGTTTAGACCTTGCAGTTCGTTCATTTCCGTAATAAATTTGAATGCTGTAACCATAACCATTAGACTTATTATAACTTCTTTTCTTTTCTAATAAATTAGTTACTTCTTTGTCTTTTTTAGTTGAGTTTTGGGCATTTAAAGTACCAATACTTACAAATAAACAGAACAAAAATATCTTTAAAAACAGTGTGTTTTTCATAATCTTAAATGTTTCTGCAAAAATAACGACTTGCTAAAGAATAAATTGAGTCTTTTCCTTATTTAGAATTATTATAAATTGATATTTAACATTCTATTAGCTTTTCAAAATTTAGCAATATGTAGTACTTTTGTTGAACTGTTCAAAATGTGTTTTTTGAACGAATTTATACACAATACTAAAATTATAGTTTGTAAATATGAAAAGTGTAACATTGCATAGTAGACTAAACTCTGTACTTCTAAAAAGTCTTACATTACTTTTGTTTTTTGCCTTTAGTGCATCAACTTATTCGCAAGATGTTGATGAGGCTCGTCAGAAAGAAGGTAGAAAATTATTTAAATCTTTATGTGCTTCTTGTCATAAGTTGGATAAGAAATTAGTTGGACCAGCTTTAGGTGGTGTAGAAGAGCGTAGAGAGAATTCTTGGTTAAAATCTTGGATTAAGAACAATGCTGAATTTCAAAAAGTGAACGCAGATGCTGCAGAAGCTGCACAGTACAGTGCAACTGCAATGAATGCATTTCCTCAATTAACTGATGAAAATATTGACAATATTTTATATTACACAACTGTTGGTGATATAAAAAAGGCTGCAGCTCCTGGAGCTGGAGGTGCTACAACTCAAGTGTTGGAAAAAAGTGGTGCGCCAGATTGGTTGATTTATTTCTTAGCGGCAGCAATTGTTGTGGCGTTTTTAATGATCGCAAGTTTGTTAAAACAAGTTAGTGAGTTAAAAGGAAATAAGAAATCGGGTGTAGAGTCTAATTTAAGAAGAGATTTACAAGAGCTTTGGGTTGGTGTTAAAGAAAATACTTTCTTAAAAGTTTTAGGTACTATTTTAGTTTTATTGATTGGTGCTTACGTTGTTTTCGGTACGATGTTTAAAGTTGGTGTAGATCAAGGTTATCAGCCAATTCAGCCAATAGCATTTTCGCACAAGATTCACGCAGGTGAAAATAAAATAGATTGCCAATATTGTCACTCTTCGGCAAAACATAGTAAGCATTCAGGAATTCCTTCTGTTAATGTTTGTATGAACTGTCATAAAGGTATTTCAGAAGTTGCTGAAGGAACTGAGATTCAGTGGAACGGTCAGACTTATGGTAAAGAGCAGTTAGATCAAGAGATTGCTAAAGTTTATAAAGCTGCAGGATGGGATCCAGATGAGTTGGCTTATACAGGAGAGGAAAAGCCGGTAAAATGGATTAGAATACACAATCTACCAGATTTTGCTTATTACAATCATGCTCAGCACGTAACTGTTGCAGGTGTTAAATGTCAAAAATGTCATGGTCCTGTAGAAGAAATGGATGAGGTGTATCAATATTCTCCGTTAACAATGGGATGGTGTATTGATTGTCATAGAGAGACGAATGTAGATTTAAAAGGAAATGAGTATTACGAAAAAATTCATGATCAGTTAGCTAAGAAATACGGTGTAGATAAAGTAACTATATCTCAGTTAGGCGGTTTGGAATGTGGTAAATGTCATTACTAAACAAGAAATTAAAGATTCAAAATTAAAAGAGGAAAAAAATTGTTGATCAATTTTATAAATCTTTCAATCATTAAATAAAAAAGT from Polaribacter marinaquae encodes the following:
- the nusA gene encoding transcription termination factor NusA gives rise to the protein MENIALIDSFSEFKDNKSIDRVTLMSILEEVFRATLKRKFGSDDNFDIIINPDKGDLEIWRNRVVVADGFSEDDNEEIELAEARLIEPDFEIGEDVSEEVKLVDLGRRAILALRQNLISKIYEHDSTNIFKQFKDLEGDLYSAEVHHIRHNAIILLDDEGNEIVLPKSEQIRSDFFRKGDSVRGVIKAVELRGNKPAIILSRTSPAFLTKLFEQEIPEVFDGLITVEGVARIPGEKAKVAVDSYDDRIDPVGACVGVKGSRIHGIVRELGNENIDVINYTKNEQLFISRALSPAKVTSMEIEMYEEEKNGKKGRVNVLLKPEEVSKAIGRGGVNIRLASELTGYEIDVKREGLEEEDVELTEFGDEIEAWVIKEFKNIGLDTARSVLETSVQELVKRTDLEEETILDVQRILKEEFED
- the infB gene encoding translation initiation factor IF-2; its protein translation is MSEGKTTRLNKVLRELNISLDRAVEYLADKGHEIESRPTTKISGEVYQVLLDGFQTDASKKAASKEVGEEKRKEKEAIRAELEAKQERKRAEDAKKEEVLKAKAEKLEFKTVGKIDIDNIGKPVAKKQEVEAKEEVPKGEAPKVEKPTEVEKPKEEAKKETEPVAKPSEDKKVVKEVKVDKPISLVEKEASKVAKKAEGKKDTTKTSEKTEEVTPENAEAIKTQYKKLDGPNFTGKKIDLKQFEKPKKKKPEAKKDASSDPRKKRKRIVNKAGGNAGNRTQGNRGPGNRGPGNNRGSFNKGRGNNRPAAVKKEEPTEADIQKQVRETLEKLQGKSSKGKGAKYRRNKRDARREQSEAEQEAQALDNKVLKVTEFVTVSEVATMMDVPVTNIISSCMMLGMMVTMNQRLDAETLVIVAEEFNYKVEFIGAEVEESIEEVVDKPEDLISRAPIITVMGHVDHGKTSLLDYIRKANIVDGESGGITQHIGAYSVNVGDEKIAFLDTPGHEAFTAMRARGAQVTDLVIIVAAADDDVMPQTKEAISHAQAAGVPIIFAINKIDKPNANPDNVKTQLSAMNLLIEEWGGSIQSQDISAKTGQGIEELLEKVLLEAEILELKANLNKNAVGTVVEAQLDKGRGYVTTILVQAGTLKIGDYILAGKNSGKVKAMFDDKGRKLNEAGPSTPVSILGLDGAPQAGDKFNVFEDEREAKQIASKRSQLQREQSVRTQKTLTLDEIGRRIALGDFKELNIILKGDVDGSVEALTDSFQKLSTEEIQVNILHKGVGAITESDVLLATASDAIIVGFNVRPQGNARMVADREEVDIRTYSIIYDAINDLKDAMEGMLSPEMKEEVTGNVEIREVYKISKVGNIAGCMVMSGKIYRDSQIRIIRDGIVVHDGTLTSLKRFKDDVKEVAKGYDCGLQVKNYNDIAEGDVIEAYKEVAVKKKLK
- a CDS encoding SPOR domain-containing protein, with the protein product MKNTLFLKIFLFCLFVSIGTLNAQNSTKKDKEVTNLLEKKRSYNKSNGYGYSIQIYYGNERTARSKHARFKVLYPRVYTKLVYNNPDWKVQVGNYKTKLEADRANLIFKKEFSGTIVVPMKK
- a CDS encoding c-type cytochrome, whose amino-acid sequence is MKSVTLHSRLNSVLLKSLTLLLFFAFSASTYSQDVDEARQKEGRKLFKSLCASCHKLDKKLVGPALGGVEERRENSWLKSWIKNNAEFQKVNADAAEAAQYSATAMNAFPQLTDENIDNILYYTTVGDIKKAAAPGAGGATTQVLEKSGAPDWLIYFLAAAIVVAFLMIASLLKQVSELKGNKKSGVESNLRRDLQELWVGVKENTFLKVLGTILVLLIGAYVVFGTMFKVGVDQGYQPIQPIAFSHKIHAGENKIDCQYCHSSAKHSKHSGIPSVNVCMNCHKGISEVAEGTEIQWNGQTYGKEQLDQEIAKVYKAAGWDPDELAYTGEEKPVKWIRIHNLPDFAYYNHAQHVTVAGVKCQKCHGPVEEMDEVYQYSPLTMGWCIDCHRETNVDLKGNEYYEKIHDQLAKKYGVDKVTISQLGGLECGKCHY